From a region of the Hymenobacter jejuensis genome:
- a CDS encoding S41 family peptidase — MVASRWCPGLLLAGLLCCLLPAVPANAQRLLPLSPTQWQQDLQVACDSLLAHDRSFTPAARTAFRQEVKHLQAVAVNQTQPQRVVGLARAVAGAGNAHTRLYLLRNRTELRRYPIRVWWFRDGLYVVKTKAEYADLLGAKVLRLAGLNAAQALRRVAPLYAGNASWQAYISTYTLTSPEILQGLGILTDTAGTLPLVVRTRTGQHVARQLVPLSGQRSRQALEAWWDLSPLHPGRGAAWQSVLTADSTRLPLYLRRPEQGYWHQALPAQHALYLQYNRAGDMPSGESVKAWGARVLPLLPALAGGKLIVDLRFNTGGNLDVASPFFEELAAQARQHAVRVYVLTGRATFSAGLYHAAQLRQLADAQVVGEPAGDALDFWAEGGNFVLPNSGLTVHYADRFHGYSRRAPTADEARWLYRDLAVETLQPAHRVQQRASSYLAGQDPALDYVLRP; from the coding sequence ATGGTTGCTTCCCGCTGGTGCCCCGGCCTACTGTTGGCGGGTTTGTTGTGTTGCTTGCTGCCAGCCGTGCCGGCCAACGCCCAGCGCCTGCTCCCGCTCTCCCCGACCCAGTGGCAACAGGATTTGCAGGTGGCCTGCGACTCGCTGCTGGCCCACGACCGCAGCTTTACGCCGGCGGCGCGCACTGCGTTCCGCCAAGAAGTAAAGCACCTGCAAGCCGTAGCAGTCAACCAGACTCAGCCCCAACGCGTGGTGGGCCTGGCTCGCGCCGTAGCCGGGGCTGGCAACGCTCATACCCGCCTCTATCTGCTGCGCAACCGTACCGAGCTGCGACGCTATCCCATCCGGGTGTGGTGGTTCCGCGACGGCCTGTACGTCGTCAAAACGAAGGCCGAATACGCGGATCTACTTGGCGCTAAAGTATTGCGCCTAGCGGGGCTTAACGCGGCTCAGGCCCTGCGGCGGGTAGCACCGCTTTATGCAGGCAATGCGTCCTGGCAAGCGTACATCAGCACGTACACTCTCACCAGCCCGGAAATCCTGCAAGGACTAGGAATACTTACCGACACGGCCGGGACCTTGCCGCTCGTGGTGCGCACGCGCACCGGGCAGCACGTGGCGCGACAGTTGGTGCCTCTGTCGGGGCAGCGCAGCCGTCAGGCCTTGGAGGCGTGGTGGGACCTCTCGCCTTTGCATCCCGGCCGCGGGGCCGCTTGGCAGAGCGTGCTGACGGCCGACAGCACACGGCTGCCATTGTATTTGCGGCGGCCCGAGCAGGGATACTGGCACCAGGCTTTGCCAGCGCAACATGCGCTCTACCTGCAATACAACCGCGCGGGCGACATGCCCAGCGGCGAATCGGTGAAGGCGTGGGGTGCGCGAGTGTTGCCTCTGTTGCCCGCGCTTGCCGGGGGCAAGCTCATCGTAGATCTGCGCTTCAACACCGGTGGCAACCTAGACGTAGCCTCCCCCTTCTTCGAGGAGTTGGCCGCTCAGGCACGGCAACACGCGGTGCGGGTGTATGTGCTGACTGGGCGAGCCACATTTTCGGCCGGCTTGTACCACGCCGCCCAACTACGACAGCTGGCCGATGCGCAGGTTGTGGGCGAACCGGCAGGCGACGCGCTGGATTTCTGGGCCGAAGGCGGCAACTTCGTGCTGCCTAACTCCGGCCTGACTGTGCATTACGCCGACCGCTTTCACGGGTACTCGCGCCGGGCCCCAACGGCCGATGAGGCCCGGTGGCTATACCGCGATTTAGCCGTAGAAACCTTGCAGCCCGCCCACCGGGTGCAGCAGCGGGCCAGCAGCTATTTGGCCGGCCAGGACCCGGCGCTGGACTACGTACTGCGCCCTTAG
- a CDS encoding glycoside hydrolase family 97 protein: MLFLPPARKALLLLCLCALSVLAQAQEVKSPNAQLTLRFALQNGGVPTYRLTYKGRDVIKPSKLGFELKNAPALTSGFAVADSKQRSFDESWQPVWGEVKTIRNHYNELAVTLTQAATNRTVLVRFRVFDDGLGFRYEFPRQKALDYFVVKEEQTQFALAGDHKAFWLPGDYDTQEYSTVTSKLSEVRGKMKAAVTPNASQTTFSDTGVQTPLMLKSQDGLYINLHEAALIDYSTMSLELDDKNFVLTSHLTPDALGDKGYLQTPCLSPWRTVVVSDKAADILESHLILNLNEPTKYKDVSWIKPVKYVGVWWEMITGKSTWSYTNLENIKLDSLDYSKTKPNGTHGANTAHVKEYIDFAAKHHFDAVLVEGWNTGWEDWFGKSKDYVFDFVTPYPDFDVQELHRYAASKGVKIIMHHETSGSVRNYERHMDAAYKFMVDNGYNAVKSGYVGPIIPRGEHHYGQWLNNHYLYAITKAAEYKIMVNAHEAVRPTGLARTYPNLIGNEAARGTEYEAFGGSNPDHTTILPFTRLMGGPMDYTPGIFQTQISAINPQNTSFVHSTLARQLALYVTMYSPLQMAADLPENYNKHLDAFQFIEDVAVDWDDTHVLEAEPGDYVTIARKAKGKSSWFIGSSCDEQGRTSKINLNFLDPGKKYVATIYADAKNAHYEKNPQAYTIRKVNVTSKSKLTQYCAPGGGYAISVMETTH; encoded by the coding sequence ATGCTGTTTTTACCCCCGGCTCGCAAAGCCCTTCTGCTGCTCTGCCTGTGCGCGCTTAGCGTGTTGGCGCAGGCGCAAGAAGTCAAATCGCCCAATGCCCAACTTACGCTTCGGTTTGCGCTGCAAAATGGCGGCGTGCCAACCTACCGCCTGACGTACAAGGGCCGCGACGTAATTAAGCCCAGTAAGCTAGGCTTCGAATTGAAAAATGCCCCCGCGCTTACCAGCGGCTTTGCCGTGGCGGACTCCAAGCAACGCAGCTTCGACGAGAGCTGGCAGCCGGTGTGGGGCGAGGTCAAAACCATCCGCAACCACTACAACGAGCTGGCCGTGACCTTGACGCAGGCGGCCACCAACCGCACCGTGCTTGTGCGCTTCCGCGTGTTCGACGACGGCCTTGGGTTCCGCTACGAATTTCCGCGGCAGAAAGCCCTCGACTACTTCGTGGTGAAGGAAGAGCAGACGCAGTTTGCCTTGGCCGGCGACCACAAAGCCTTCTGGCTGCCCGGCGACTACGACACGCAGGAATACAGCACTGTCACGTCGAAGCTCTCGGAAGTGCGTGGCAAAATGAAAGCGGCCGTCACGCCCAACGCTTCGCAAACGACGTTCTCGGACACGGGCGTGCAAACGCCGCTCATGCTCAAAAGCCAGGACGGCCTCTACATCAACCTGCACGAAGCGGCCCTGATCGATTACTCCACCATGTCGCTGGAGCTCGACGACAAGAACTTTGTGCTGACTTCGCACCTGACGCCCGATGCGCTGGGCGACAAAGGCTATTTGCAAACGCCCTGCCTTTCGCCGTGGCGCACGGTAGTGGTCAGCGACAAAGCCGCCGACATTCTTGAGTCGCACCTGATCCTGAACCTGAACGAGCCCACCAAGTACAAGGACGTTTCGTGGATCAAGCCGGTGAAATACGTGGGCGTGTGGTGGGAGATGATCACGGGCAAAAGCACCTGGTCGTACACCAACCTGGAGAACATCAAGCTCGACTCGCTGGACTATTCCAAAACCAAGCCCAACGGCACGCACGGCGCCAACACGGCCCACGTTAAGGAGTACATCGACTTCGCCGCCAAACACCACTTCGACGCCGTGCTGGTAGAAGGCTGGAATACGGGCTGGGAAGACTGGTTTGGCAAGAGCAAAGACTACGTCTTCGACTTCGTGACGCCCTATCCGGATTTCGACGTGCAGGAGCTGCATCGCTATGCGGCCAGCAAAGGCGTGAAAATCATCATGCACCACGAAACTTCCGGCTCGGTGCGCAACTACGAGCGGCACATGGATGCCGCTTATAAGTTCATGGTCGACAACGGCTACAACGCCGTGAAAAGCGGCTACGTGGGGCCCATTATTCCGCGCGGCGAGCACCACTACGGGCAGTGGCTCAACAACCATTACCTCTACGCCATCACCAAAGCGGCCGAGTACAAAATCATGGTCAATGCCCACGAGGCCGTGCGCCCCACGGGCTTGGCACGCACCTATCCCAACCTGATCGGCAACGAAGCGGCTCGTGGTACTGAGTACGAGGCCTTCGGCGGCAGCAACCCCGACCACACTACCATCCTGCCCTTTACGCGCCTGATGGGCGGGCCAATGGACTACACGCCCGGCATTTTTCAGACGCAAATCAGCGCCATCAACCCCCAGAACACGTCGTTTGTGCACAGCACGTTGGCCCGGCAACTGGCCCTGTACGTGACCATGTACAGCCCTTTACAAATGGCGGCTGACCTGCCCGAAAACTACAATAAGCACCTCGACGCTTTCCAATTCATCGAGGACGTGGCCGTGGACTGGGACGACACGCACGTGCTGGAAGCCGAGCCCGGCGACTACGTAACCATCGCCCGCAAGGCCAAGGGGAAAAGCAGCTGGTTTATTGGCAGCTCGTGCGACGAGCAGGGCCGCACGTCGAAAATTAACCTGAACTTCCTGGACCCCGGCAAGAAGTACGTGGCCACGATTTACGCCGACGCCAAGAACGCCCACTACGAGAAGAACCCGCAGGCCTACACCATCCGCAAAGTCAACGTGACTAGCAAGTCGAAGTTGACGCAGTATTGCGCGCCGGGCGGCGGTTACGCCATCAGCGTGATGGAAACAACCCACTAG
- a CDS encoding M14 family zinc carboxypeptidase — MLKSYFSAALLALGLSLAVPASAQNSYYFPAAQANSFDAKIPTPEQFLGYPIGSHYTRSDQIVAYLRELDRVSDRVSLRVIGNTFEERPQVVATITTPENQQNLAGIQQARRALVDPKLAAPDYRKLPVVVSLNFGVHGNESSSSEAALLLAYYLTASTSPETQQWLEQSVITLDPLENPDGRDRASHWFDQNKSWPNVTDPLDREHTEAWPGGRTNHFYTDLNRDWLPLTQPESRARMAFFHEWYPNVMIDFHEMGTNGTYYFEPSKPFSTENDLIPRATYEVLNVHMAKYFAKALDNLGSLYWTKEQYDNLSPIYGSTYPDFEGGVGITFEVGSSRGLAQESVNGVVKFPFTIRNHVATGLATVRGAVEEKDLYLRHQRDFFTSALTDARKFPTKAYVFGNAQDETLTNKFLSLLLQHKIEVHELGKDVTLDKQQFEKGKAYVVPTSQPQYRIVNSLFEELTTFHDSVFYDVTGWSQAHAYGLAVSKQKNTNLVQGAPVQKVKELTGSVIGGQSSYAYLLPWSDYNAAKSLTALQRAGVVAKVSFKPFSAGTKEKHTDFGYGTLVIPVAGQKLSADTVFQIVSRVSRQNQVTFTSVATGFSAGGIDLGSSNVRAVPEAKAAILVGTGTNASEVGEAWFVASQQLGLPMSRIELGNFGRAPLGRYTSIVLVGGVYTSLDKAAVAKLRQWVQEGGTLITLKNASEWAVKQGIVKEKLLIPANSGWADTTATASATGKQSAARRADFVQQEQEGTRAIAGSIYAADIDITNPIGFGLTNRRLYVFRNGTTFLRPSRNPYATVVQYAAKPLVSGYVSQANLKQISNSAAVVVSKVGAGRVVLFADDPNFRHYWHGTSRLFANALLLGPLLNLTEGPAAISAEE; from the coding sequence ATGTTGAAATCATATTTTTCCGCGGCACTGCTGGCCTTGGGGCTCAGCTTGGCCGTACCGGCTAGCGCGCAAAACAGTTACTACTTCCCCGCGGCTCAGGCCAACAGCTTCGATGCTAAAATTCCTACTCCGGAGCAGTTTTTAGGCTACCCCATTGGCTCGCATTACACGCGTTCCGACCAAATCGTGGCGTACCTACGCGAGCTGGATCGGGTGTCGGATCGGGTGAGTTTGCGGGTGATCGGCAACACGTTTGAGGAACGCCCACAGGTGGTGGCCACCATCACCACGCCCGAAAACCAGCAAAATCTGGCCGGCATCCAGCAGGCCCGGCGGGCGCTGGTCGACCCGAAATTAGCCGCGCCCGACTACCGTAAGTTGCCCGTAGTGGTAAGCCTGAATTTTGGGGTGCACGGCAACGAAAGCAGCTCTTCCGAAGCTGCTTTGCTGCTGGCCTATTACCTCACGGCCTCCACCAGCCCCGAAACCCAGCAGTGGCTGGAACAATCGGTTATCACCCTCGACCCGCTGGAAAACCCCGATGGCCGTGACCGCGCCTCGCATTGGTTTGACCAGAATAAGTCGTGGCCCAACGTGACCGACCCGCTGGATCGTGAGCACACTGAGGCGTGGCCGGGCGGCCGCACCAACCACTTTTACACCGACCTCAACCGAGACTGGCTGCCCCTGACGCAGCCCGAAAGCCGCGCCCGCATGGCGTTCTTCCACGAATGGTATCCCAACGTGATGATCGACTTTCACGAGATGGGCACCAACGGCACCTACTATTTCGAGCCTTCCAAACCCTTCAGCACCGAAAATGACCTGATTCCGCGGGCTACTTACGAAGTACTTAACGTGCACATGGCCAAGTACTTCGCCAAAGCCCTAGATAACTTAGGTTCGTTGTATTGGACCAAGGAACAGTACGATAACCTGTCGCCCATTTATGGCTCAACGTATCCCGATTTTGAGGGCGGCGTGGGCATCACATTTGAAGTCGGCAGCTCGCGGGGCCTGGCGCAGGAAAGCGTCAACGGCGTGGTGAAATTTCCTTTTACTATTCGCAACCACGTAGCTACGGGCCTGGCAACCGTGCGCGGGGCAGTAGAGGAAAAAGACCTGTATCTGCGCCACCAGCGCGATTTTTTCACGTCGGCGCTCACCGACGCCCGCAAGTTTCCGACCAAAGCCTACGTCTTCGGCAACGCCCAAGACGAGACGCTCACCAACAAATTCCTGTCGCTGTTGCTTCAGCACAAAATCGAGGTGCACGAACTGGGCAAAGATGTTACGCTCGACAAGCAGCAGTTTGAAAAAGGCAAAGCCTACGTAGTGCCCACCAGTCAGCCCCAGTACCGCATCGTCAACTCATTGTTTGAAGAGTTGACTACGTTCCACGACAGCGTATTCTACGACGTAACCGGTTGGAGCCAAGCCCACGCATACGGCTTGGCCGTGTCGAAACAGAAGAATACCAACTTGGTGCAAGGCGCGCCGGTCCAGAAAGTTAAAGAGTTGACTGGCAGCGTAATAGGCGGACAGAGCAGCTACGCTTACCTGCTGCCCTGGTCGGACTACAACGCTGCCAAATCGCTCACGGCTCTGCAACGGGCCGGCGTCGTAGCGAAAGTCAGCTTCAAACCGTTTAGCGCAGGCACCAAAGAAAAGCACACCGATTTTGGCTATGGCACGTTGGTGATACCCGTAGCCGGCCAAAAACTCTCTGCTGACACGGTGTTTCAGATTGTGAGCCGCGTGAGCCGACAGAATCAGGTGACGTTTACGAGCGTGGCCACCGGCTTCAGCGCAGGCGGTATCGACCTGGGTTCCAGCAACGTGCGGGCCGTGCCCGAAGCAAAAGCAGCTATTTTAGTAGGAACGGGCACCAACGCCTCGGAAGTGGGCGAAGCATGGTTTGTGGCCAGTCAGCAGCTCGGTCTGCCAATGAGCCGGATTGAGTTGGGCAACTTCGGACGGGCGCCGCTGGGCCGCTATACCAGCATTGTGTTGGTGGGCGGCGTTTACACATCACTGGACAAAGCCGCCGTGGCGAAACTGCGCCAGTGGGTGCAGGAAGGCGGCACACTCATCACCCTGAAGAACGCTTCGGAATGGGCTGTTAAACAAGGCATTGTAAAAGAGAAGCTACTGATTCCGGCCAATAGCGGCTGGGCCGATACCACGGCTACCGCCTCCGCAACAGGCAAGCAATCTGCCGCGCGCCGCGCCGATTTTGTGCAGCAGGAACAGGAGGGCACCCGTGCCATTGCGGGCTCTATCTACGCCGCCGATATCGACATCACCAACCCCATTGGCTTCGGTTTGACCAACCGCCGCCTGTACGTGTTCCGCAACGGCACTACCTTCCTGCGCCCCAGCCGGAACCCCTACGCAACGGTGGTGCAATACGCGGCCAAGCCACTGGTAAGCGGCTATGTATCACAGGCCAACCTAAAGCAGATCAGCAACTCAGCGGCCGTGGTGGTCAGCAAAGTGGGAGCCGGGCGCGTCGTTCTTTTCGCCGACGACCCCAACTTCCGCCACTACTGGCACGGCACTTCGCGCTTGTTTGCCAACGCCCTGTTGCTGGGCCCACTGCTGAACCTGACGGAAGGCCCCGCGGCCATATCGGCTGAGGAATAG